DNA sequence from the Polyodon spathula isolate WHYD16114869_AA chromosome 19, ASM1765450v1, whole genome shotgun sequence genome:
TACTTCTTTTTGTTTCAACTGACATGTAAAGCgttttgagatactgtggtatgaaaagcactatataaatacattgattaaTACTTGGTTAAAGAAAATTGTTTGCAAGATATGCTTTCAGtttgtcttgcacttccttggtcgttccacctggagagtgaaattgtcctccGTTCAGGGccttcctgtcaataaccaaccagACAGACAGGCTTTGTAGCCAGTAAGATTCTTTGACCTGTAAGGCATTATGAACTGAATTTGTTAGACTGACAAGCTGCTTTGGGATTAACAGTTGCACCTACCATGTGGTTGATGACACTGATATGATAAGGCAGCCCTCCCAGTTCCTCGCATCTCTTTATGTTTTTTCTCTCTGGGTCTCCTGGCACCATCATTGGGATCCCAGGTTCAGCCTGCCATTTAAATAGTCACACCATGAGCTCCACTCACTATTTCCAACACATTAGATGTTATGTTTGTAACTGGTTGCAATGAGCCCATTTAAAGGgtttatacatatttattgaaTGTATGCACAGTTTACATTCTGTGTCGCTACCATCTTGTATAAAGTGTGATCAtactactttttaaaagccagtgGAAAGATCGTCGGCAATAAGGAAAGATTGCAGCAGTTTGAATGATAAACGAAAAGTGTTCAGTATTTTACTAAACCGAAATAGTCCTAATAAACTAATGTTTAATCTTTTCACATTGTAAGACAATGTAATTGAATACTGTTTGTGGAAATCTATGCCAGtgtttatagaaaaataaagagatgacaaaataaatcagttttactTTTTCCATGTAtagaatactttaaatgaaaactcATTTATGGAAAGTTGattatgttgttttaaatgttttttttatttttttgacaaatacatttgcatttataaTTTTAGTACAATTATAGAAACagttagactacacacacacacacacacacacacacacacacacacacacacacacacacacacacacacacagtggaatatAAAAAGTTAAAAGTAAATACCATGTTTCACGTGTACAAGAGACCTAATTACTTGCAATAAGTGACTTGTAGAATGGGTTACTTACAGGTTCCAAAACTCTGTGCAAAGTGAGCAGATCAGACATTCTGTCCTTGAATCCAGCAGCAAAGTTTTCAGGGTTTATTGCAACAAAGCACTGGCCCTGAAAACAAAAGCCATAGACTTATTTATAGCCATAGCCGTAATATATATTTACGTATTATGCAGATATATCCAAGCTTACCAAACTtacagaaaaatgtaacaaatgtccAGGATTTGATCATTTAATATTTGCTCCATTggaataagaaaaacaaaacaaaacagtatgctAGTAATGTATATCGCTGTCAAGATTGCGAATGCAAAACTATATGATGAAAAGATCACCATCACCACATGTAAAATTGATACGAGACAAAGACAGACTGACAGGAATCTTTGTGTTTTCAGCCATTTTAATAGTTGTGAAGAAAGACTTAAGTCTCAGCACATTTGTAAAACTGGATATTGTGTAGAACTTGGAAGTgtgacacatacagtacacaaagcTGCCTTCAATATATCCCTGTCTACAGTGGTGAAAATTCCTCCCCTTCCTTCTAAAACAGGTTGGCAAAATTAGGTCCTTGCAAAGAGATGTGTCTACTTCAGTTCCACtaaaaaataatcacacatgTTGGGACCCCACAGAACTGCCAGGGTGTAGCAGTTATAAGCTTGGGCAAAACAAACGGATCAAGTGGAACAACCAAGCTCAAAAAAATAACTGACCACAGTGCTTGAAATACACAGCAGGGGGCAGTAGTGGTAATGAAGACTGTTGTAAGCTCAGTTTCAAACAGCACAGTATTCATTTAACGCACAGGTCCCTGCTAACTCATTATAATGGTGGATCTCACTCCATACCAGATTTGCTACACTGTCTGTAACCTTCCATGTACGGATGTGTTTGCTGTATTGGGCACCAGCCAGTATGCCACAGAAAACCTCGACCATCATCCCCAGACCGAAGCCCTTGTAACCACCTTGCAAGTAGacaaaaaagaaatgataaaaCAAGGTCACGTTTCTATTGAACATACCCAAGTTATAGCTAAAAACAGGACAAATACTGAGCCCCAAACAGCTCAATTCACACCTATGAAGTTAATCTGTGCAATGTGTCTTTCTACAGTTTAGCTATTTCCATTTACACATCCAGAATCAGTTTTAGTAAAGCattattaaatgtgtgttttattttattcatctttAATATTGTCCAAATGGGTTAATTAAAGTTAGGTACTTGGTACAGTTACTCTCTCTGGTTTGGTGCAACCACTGTTCATGTTTCAGATCTCTGGACTCACCTGTAGCCTCACAGCCCCCGATAGGCACCAGCCCCCCTCCACTCAGCACCTTCCCAGGGTCAGTACTCGGCTTGCCGTGGGAGTCGCAGCCCCAGCCCTCGGGGATGGTATCGCTCCTCCGGTGATGCAGTTCAATCTACAGTCAAATGACAGTGAATAGTGAAAAACATAGTGAATATAGTTATCAGGCGGAAGATTAATCTCCTTCCTGGTAAAGGTCAATTTCcaagtgtaacagggcagaggctgggagcCAACCAGTGACTATGCACACCACAAGTAAGCATCTGTGCAGAAGTGCCAGGCCGGTCTGCCTTATAGATAATAgactttataattttataatctgtaactgcagtttatcacacaacactgtctgttaCACATGGTAGGTTCAAAACAGCCTAACCCTACAATATTGATAATtattatccaaggtgacttacaggccttacagggcagtacagggttacaatgcaaaactggtatataaatacagtatagtttacagtaagtcaattaatacaacttaaatacaatatgaaataggatgcaacaaatTAGGATTACAACAAATTATATCAACGATggcatattagtagtgcaatagtgcaaggatagtgaatcagctgaggatccagtaatgtggtgcatagatctagtaaatacagtacatagtagGAGAGATAGATCAAGAGATCaaaagtgcagtctaaacaggtgggtcttgctAATaggaggtaagaaaattgattattAAAGCCTTGGTTTTGTGCTTTTTGCAGAAAAAGAGAAACCAACTTTTATTGAAGAAAAAGTGAAAAATCAGTATTTAACAGTATTTAATACTTTTCTGTTGATTCACAGATTGCATCTATTACTCAAACACTCAACACATTTATCAAGGACTTTGCTCATCAGCACATGTCCTGTAATTATATGGAGGAGAGTTCAAGCTATTGTGTCATCTCTCcacattacaattatttttattgcataggTTATATTACCAGTTCTGCCTTTTGAGATGCAGTTGGTGTACAGAACGAAACAAAACTCAACAATAACCTTAggttacagggatggaaataagaatcccattgcatagccattcgattcattcctggttttactacaggTTTAATAAGGTACACCTGAACTTGTTATCTACACACTGTCTAATCAACCATGTATTAAGACCTGGATTGGGTGAAACTGTCATGCAATAGGAATCTTCTTTCCAGTCCTGGGTGAGGTTGCCAACTTCAGTGAACAAGATCTATATAAAAATGTGCAAGTATTTCATGTGTATGCTTAAAGACAATCAGTTTTTGACAAAGCCTGTATTTTCACAGTACCTTCCCCAATGACACTGCAGAAGTTGCCATGTCGAGTACAAAGCTGTCACCATCGGTAGCAGGTGCCGCCACACTGATTGGATTGGTCCCCAAAGTGCACTGaacaaaagtaataatatgtatcAATACATGTATCAAATCAATACAATTAAATTGTATATGTATTTCAATGTTTAGGATttggaagattttttttgtacagtcttgcatttgtacatttaaaatgtcaagatcacaagataaattctCTCAGTACCTTGACATGTGATCTCAAGATAATTTGAAATTTTTTGAGATCCTGTGCAAATTTAGCTTGTGATCTTGACATAATGAGCCACTGTATATCAGACCAGTGAACAGGACAATTCGAAGTCTCTTATCCGCTTACagcctcaaacacacacagtagtATAAAAGAGCTGCTTACATCTCTTGCTCTGGTAGGAACCACCAATGGCGATGTGTTGGTGTAACTCATACcctaaacaacaaacaaaagcagaATTAAACTGATGCATTAGGATGAAGTGAAATGTTGTAGTTAATCTGAATAAATGTGGCAGCTCACAATCATGTCTTGTTTTAGAGCTTGCATGGCGTAATATCCAGCAATCCCATAGTGGTTTGagcctggaaaaagaaaaaaaatcacacatcaaaTCCACAGCAATCCACACTAATTGAAAAGATATCACAAACTAAACTTATATTAGAATAGAACTGATCGTGTTTGGGATATCTCAAGAACTCAAACTCTTGTTTTAGTTCGCTGTGGATGATACTTACCCTTGGCTACCACCCAGCCTATACCAACATCTTTTGCCTTTTTA
Encoded proteins:
- the LOC121295016 gene encoding uncharacterized oxidoreductase YjmC-like, with amino-acid sequence MSTWCLVLQFEVQSFIEKCMVAAGAKPSHAKSLADVLVEGDCRGHYSHGLNRMDMYVKDIQTGICSKDGEPVIEKESVATALVNGENVLGPVVGNFCMDLAIKKAKDVGIGWVVAKGSNHYGIAGYYAMQALKQDMIGMSYTNTSPLVVPTRARDCTLGTNPISVAAPATDGDSFVLDMATSAVSLGKIELHHRRSDTIPEGWGCDSHGKPSTDPGKVLSGGGLVPIGGCEATGGYKGFGLGMMVEVFCGILAGAQYSKHIRTWKVTDSVANLGQCFVAINPENFAAGFKDRMSDLLTLHRVLEPAEPGIPMMVPGDPERKNIKRCEELGGLPYHISVINHMNQVAKTLGVTPELPVDRPLA